The following is a genomic window from Corallococcus soli.
CCACGGCCTCCGGCGGCAGCTCCGCGTCACCGTCCGGCCGCAGCTCCACGACGGTGTGCGCGAAGTCCGGGTTGAGGCCCAGCATCCGCGCCTGCACCGACGCGCGGGGCTCCTGCGCCTGGCAGGCCAGACAGCGCACCCGCGACAGCGCGCCGTGCAGTTCGAGCACGCGCTCGCTGCCCGCCGCGTGGTGCAGGCCGTCCACGTTCTGGGTGATGAGGCCCGGCGTCACGCCCGACCTCTCCAGCGCCGCCAGCGCGAAGTGGGCGTCGTTGGGACGGGCGGAGGTGAAGCGCGGCCAGCCCAGCAGGCTGCGCGCCCAGTAGCGCGCGCGCACCTCCGGGCGCTGGAGGAACTCCCGGTGCTGGATGGGGTTGCGCACCTTGTGGCGCGTCTCCGGGCCGCGATAGTCGGGGATGCCGGACTCGGTGCTGCAACCGGCCCCGGTGAGCACGACGACGCGGCGCCCGCGCAGGAGCGAGGCCAGGGCTTCCACGCCCGCTTCGGGCGGAAGGGCGGCGACCGGCGGAGCGTCGGAGAGCGTCATGCGCCCCAGCCTATAACGCGGGCCCTCCACGCCCGCCCGTCGTCCCCTCCGCCGCCCGAACAGAGGGGTACGGCCCGGCAACGCCCCGAGGCCGCGTGCCCCGGCCTCTCAGCGGTCGACCACCTTCGCGGAGGGGTCCGCGTCCCTGGGCGTGGCCATGGCCGCCTTGAGGGTCCGCTGCGCGGAGGCTGGCAGCCGGGCAATCCACCGGTCCATCGCCTGGCGCAGCTCCGGGACGGAGGACTCCTCGTCGGGTAGCGCGGCGGCCTCCTGGCGGGCCTCGGCCGCGAGCCGCAGGGCGCGGGGCGGGTCCTCCTTCGCCTCCCACAGCGCGCGGGCCAGCATGTACCGCGCGGCGGGGCGCTCGGCGGGCCGGGGCCGGGCGCGCTCCCACCCCGCGACGGCCTTCTCCAGCGGGACCAGCGCCTCCCGCGGACGGCCCAGCACCATGTAGGTGCGCCCTACGTCCACCAGCGCCCCCGTCCAGCCCCCGTTCACGTCATCCGGCAGCGACGTCTGGAGCGTGGCCGCGCGCAGGAAGTACGGCAGCGCCGCCTCCGGCTGGTTGCGGTAGCTGAGCGTCTGGCCCATGCCCCGGAGCACCAGCGCTAGCGTGGGGTGGTCCGGGCCCAGGCTGCGCTCCACCTGCGTGAGCGCCGTGGAGAAGCGCTGCGTGGCCTCCTCCAGTCGGCCCATGTGCACCAGCAGCGTGCCGATGTTGTTGACGATGATGGCCACCGTGGAGCTGTCGCGGCCCTCGGCGCGCTCGGCGATGCGCAGCGCGCGTTCGTACAGGGGCAGCGCCTCTTCGCGACTGCCCTGGTACTGCAGCGCCAGCGCCAGGCTGTTGAGCGCGTCCGCCACCTGGGGGTGGTCCTGCCCCAGCGAGCGCTCCAGGAGCGCCAGCGCGCCCCGGGCCAGCCGCTCCGACTGCACGAAGTCACCCTGCTGCCAGCGCGCGCTCGCCTGCTCCAGGCGGATGCGCGCCACGTCCGGATGTTCGGGCCCCAGCGCGCCGCGCACGGTGCCGATGGCGCGCTCGTACAGCGCCAGGGCCTCCTCCGCCCTTCCCTGCGAGCGGCGCACGGTGCCCAGCTCCACGCGCACGTCCGCGACCTCCAGCGCCTCCGGGCCGAAGCGCTTCTCCAGGAAGGACAGCGCGCGCGTGAGCTGCTCGTGGGCCTCCGGGTAGCGACCCTGACGCGACAACAGGCGGCCCAGGTTCGCCGCCAACGCGCCGCTCAGCTCTCCGCTGCCGCCCAGCCGCTCCACGGCCGCGCTCGCGCGCTCTCCGGCCTGCTGCCCCTGCACGTACCTGTCCAGCCGCTCCCCCGTCACGCGCACGGCCAGGGTCCACGCCCGGGCGGCGGCTTCGTCGTTGCGGCCTGCCTCCGCGGCCCACGCGGCCTGGCGCACCGTCTGCTCCGCGCCCCGGTAGTCCCCGGCCCCGTCCTTCAGCTCCGCGAGCAACAGCAGCGCGTCCGCGGCGCCGGCCCAGTCCCCGGCGGCGCGCGCGGCCTGGGCCACCGGCTCCACCCTGGCCACGCCCTGCGAATAGCGTCCGGCGGCGCGCAGGGCCCTGGCGTCCACCAGCGCCTGGAGCAGCGCGACGGTGCGCTCGCGCGCGGCGGCGTCATCCGGGCTGGAGTGGCCCCGGGACGTCAGCGCCTCCACGTCCGAACAGCCCGCCAGCGGCGCCAGCCCCTCCACCGCCCGGGGCGCGCGCTCCACCAGGTCCGCGTCCGCCTGGGTGAACAACTGCGTGAGCGCGGCCACGTCCGCGAGCCGCGCGTCCAGGCAGCGCATGCGCAGCGCCATCACCGCCTCGCTCTGCTCGCCCCGCACGCGCGTGGCCTCACACGCCGCCGTGCGCGTCGTCACCCAGGCGGCGGTGTATGCGTCCAGCCCGCGCCGCACGTGGCGCAGGGCATCGTGCGCGAAGCGGCGCTCCGTGCCGATGAAGGCCACGTCCACCGCGTGCTGGCGCTCGGCGTCCCAGACCCCCTCCAGCGCGCGCGAGGCCCCCTCGCAGCCGGTGGCCTTGCGGCCGTGGAGCGCCCCCGTGACGGCCACCGCCGACAGCAGCAGCAGCGCCCCACCGCCCAGGCGCAGCCGCCGCGTCCGGCGCGCGGTGGGGTTGGACTCCAGCTCCGCGATGAGGACCTCCATGGACGCGTGCCGGTCCTCGGGCCGCACCGACAGGCCCTTGAGCAGCACCCGGCGCAGCCACTGCGGCACGCCCGAATGCCGGGGCACGTTCTTCACCCGCCCCGCGTGCACCGCCTGGGACAGCTCCTCCACCGTGGAGCCCGCGAAGGGGCGCTCCCCATAGAGGCCCTCGTAGAGCGCGGCGCAGAAGCCGAACTGGTCGCTGAGCGCGTCGGTGCGCTCCTCCGGCGGGAACTGCTCCGGGGCCATGTACGCGGGCGTGCCGCCCTCCATGGCGCGGGGCCGCGCGAAGCCTCCGGGCGTCACCGGCGGGGCCACCACGCCGGACATGATGCGCGACAGGCCGAAGTCGGTGACGCGCACGCGCTTGTCCTGGCCGACGAGGATGTTCTCCGGCTTCACGTCCCCGTGCACCACACCCACCGCGTGCGCCGCGGCGAGCCCCCGCCCCGCCGCGACGAAGATGTCCACCACCTGGCGCCACGGGTGCGGGCCGTCCTGCTCCCACTTGCGCAGCGTGTGCGCGTCCACCAGCTCCATGGCCAGGAAGACCTGCCGGCCGAACGTCCCCACGTCGAAGACGGAGACGACGTGCGGATGGGACACGCGGGCCATGGCCTGCGCCTCACGCAGCACCTGGTTGCGGCCGGCCTCCGCGCCCAGCCCCAGCGCCTCCACCTGCAACAGCTTGAGCGCGACGCGCCGGTCCAGCTCCGGATCATACGCCGCGTACACGACGCTCATCCCGCCCACGCCGAGCATCTCCAGGATGAGGTAGCGCCCCACCGCCGTGCCCCGCGCGAGCGGAGGCGTGGGCAGGCGCATGCGGGGCTTCCTCCCCCGCCAGGGCTCCACGGCCACCGTCGCCATCTGGCTGCCGAGCAAGTCCGCCTCCGGCGCTACCTCGGGCGAGACGGGAGGCTGCACCTTCAGCGCCTCGGACACCATGCGCCGGCAGGAGGGACAGGTGTCCAGGTGCTCATCCACGACGGAGGCCCGCGCGGGCGACAACGTCCCGAGCAGGAGGTCCATGAACGTGGGTTCGTCGAGGCAGGCGAGGGGCATGGAGGGCACGGGGATGGAGGCAGCACACCAGGAGTCACGGCCCCCGTCGAGTCACCCCCAGGACTGTTTTCCCCGTTCAGGGGCTGCCTGCTCGGCGGGAGGGACGTCGGTTCGCGAACGCACACGCGCTCCCGGGTTGAGCCCCCCGGGCGTTTCTGGAAGCGTCCGGGCATGCGGCGCCTTCGACGTCTCGGATGGGCCGGGCTCTTGTCCCTGGCACTGCACGTCGTCGTGCTGCTGCTGCTGTGGAAGGCGGGCCCCGCGCCAACGTCGCGGACCGCGCGGGCACGCGCGGAGGCCCTGGAGGTGGAGCTCTTCTTTCCGCCACCGCCGCCTGGCCCGCCGCCAGGGTCCCAGCCGCCCGCCCCTCCGCCGCCGCCCTCGGGACCGCGCCCCCGGCCTCCCGCTGCCTCGGCGAGCCGGGAACCTTTGCCCGCGCGGCCTCCGGAGCCCGCACCGCCTCCGCCGGTCGCGACGCGCGAGCCCCCCGCGTCTCTTGAGCCGCCTCCACGCACGCCCGAACCCGACGCCGTGGCGCGGGAGCCAGACCCCGGCTCGGATCGCCCAGGGCTGGACGAGCCCCGCGCTCCGGGCACCCTGCCCCCGAACCTGCTGCCGCCTCCGGGTTCGAGCGGTGGGGTGATCATCACCACGCCGGAGAACTCACGGGGTGGAGGCCGCACGCTGCGGCCCGGCGATCCGAGCCTGTCGCCCCAGGCCCTCGCCGCCGAGGAACAGGCGCGGGTGTCGGAGCGGGTGCAGGGCTTCGTCGATGACCGCCGCGCGCGCGACCGCGTGGAGACCGGCCGCATCCACCCGTACTTCAGCAAGCTGCGCGCGAAGCTGGAGCGGCAGATGGACGAACCGCCGCTCTTCGACATGCCCAGCCTGCCCCGGCAGTTGCTGTACTCCTGGGCCGACAAGGCCCGTCAGTTCGGCGCCACGGGCTCCCCCGGCGCCGTGCCCCCATCCCGTGCGGCCCCCAAGCCGGGCGAGCTGCTCGCGCAGCGCGCTCGGAACAACCCCGAGTTCGACCGCCTGCGCACCCTCTCCCAGGCCGGCGACGAGCTCCAGTCCTTCGCCCAGGGCGTCAGCACCCTGAAGCTGGTCGTCACGCTGGAGCTGCTCCAGGGCCCCGACGGCACGCTGCGCGAGGTGAAGCTCGTGAGCCGCAGCGGCAACCCCGCCTACGACGACTACGTGCTCCAGTCCGTGCCCGCCGCGCTCGCCAAGACGCCCCCGCCCCCCGACGACGCCATGGGCGTGCACCCGGACGGCATCCGCACCCTGTGGGCCGTGGAGGGCCGCGTCGTCTACGTGCGCAAGCTGCGCGACATGAAGGGCACGGACACCGCGTACCTCGCCGCCGCGGCCGCCGTGGGCGTGCTCGCCGGCGGGTTCGAGGAGACCACCGGCGAGGTCTACGTCATCGACGTGCGCAACCCGCACTTCGAATGTCGCTCCCGCCTGCTGCGCGTCTATTGAGCCGGGCTCAGGGCGTGAACGCCTGGGGCCACCGCACCCCGCCGCCCAGGGGCAGCAGCGCCTCCGCCACGTCGAGCAGCGCCCCGTCCGCCCACCGCCGCCCCACGAGCTGCGCCCCCACCGGCAGGCCCGACGCCGTG
Proteins encoded in this region:
- a CDS encoding NAD-dependent protein deacetylase, producing the protein MTLSDAPPVAALPPEAGVEALASLLRGRRVVVLTGAGCSTESGIPDYRGPETRHKVRNPIQHREFLQRPEVRARYWARSLLGWPRFTSARPNDAHFALAALERSGVTPGLITQNVDGLHHAAGSERVLELHGALSRVRCLACQAQEPRASVQARMLGLNPDFAHTVVELRPDGDAELPPEAVADFRVPACTRCGGTLKPDVVFFGDNVAAPLVQDAFALLEEGDALLVVGSSLTVYSGFRFVTRAAERHVPIGILNLGESRGDSLADVRVEARAGDVLPRLVESLTRA
- a CDS encoding TonB C-terminal domain-containing protein → MSLALHVVVLLLLWKAGPAPTSRTARARAEALEVELFFPPPPPGPPPGSQPPAPPPPPSGPRPRPPAASASREPLPARPPEPAPPPPVATREPPASLEPPPRTPEPDAVAREPDPGSDRPGLDEPRAPGTLPPNLLPPPGSSGGVIITTPENSRGGGRTLRPGDPSLSPQALAAEEQARVSERVQGFVDDRRARDRVETGRIHPYFSKLRAKLERQMDEPPLFDMPSLPRQLLYSWADKARQFGATGSPGAVPPSRAAPKPGELLAQRARNNPEFDRLRTLSQAGDELQSFAQGVSTLKLVVTLELLQGPDGTLREVKLVSRSGNPAYDDYVLQSVPAALAKTPPPPDDAMGVHPDGIRTLWAVEGRVVYVRKLRDMKGTDTAYLAAAAAVGVLAGGFEETTGEVYVIDVRNPHFECRSRLLRVY
- a CDS encoding tetratricopeptide repeat protein, whose product is MDLLLGTLSPARASVVDEHLDTCPSCRRMVSEALKVQPPVSPEVAPEADLLGSQMATVAVEPWRGRKPRMRLPTPPLARGTAVGRYLILEMLGVGGMSVVYAAYDPELDRRVALKLLQVEALGLGAEAGRNQVLREAQAMARVSHPHVVSVFDVGTFGRQVFLAMELVDAHTLRKWEQDGPHPWRQVVDIFVAAGRGLAAAHAVGVVHGDVKPENILVGQDKRVRVTDFGLSRIMSGVVAPPVTPGGFARPRAMEGGTPAYMAPEQFPPEERTDALSDQFGFCAALYEGLYGERPFAGSTVEELSQAVHAGRVKNVPRHSGVPQWLRRVLLKGLSVRPEDRHASMEVLIAELESNPTARRTRRLRLGGGALLLLSAVAVTGALHGRKATGCEGASRALEGVWDAERQHAVDVAFIGTERRFAHDALRHVRRGLDAYTAAWVTTRTAACEATRVRGEQSEAVMALRMRCLDARLADVAALTQLFTQADADLVERAPRAVEGLAPLAGCSDVEALTSRGHSSPDDAAARERTVALLQALVDARALRAAGRYSQGVARVEPVAQAARAAGDWAGAADALLLLAELKDGAGDYRGAEQTVRQAAWAAEAGRNDEAAARAWTLAVRVTGERLDRYVQGQQAGERASAAVERLGGSGELSGALAANLGRLLSRQGRYPEAHEQLTRALSFLEKRFGPEALEVADVRVELGTVRRSQGRAEEALALYERAIGTVRGALGPEHPDVARIRLEQASARWQQGDFVQSERLARGALALLERSLGQDHPQVADALNSLALALQYQGSREEALPLYERALRIAERAEGRDSSTVAIIVNNIGTLLVHMGRLEEATQRFSTALTQVERSLGPDHPTLALVLRGMGQTLSYRNQPEAALPYFLRAATLQTSLPDDVNGGWTGALVDVGRTYMVLGRPREALVPLEKAVAGWERARPRPAERPAARYMLARALWEAKEDPPRALRLAAEARQEAAALPDEESSVPELRQAMDRWIARLPASAQRTLKAAMATPRDADPSAKVVDR